The sequence GTGTTTGGCGCGAGTAATTTCCCGCTGGCCTTTTCGGTAGCGGGTGGTGATACGGCCTCGGCGCTGGCGGCCGGTTGCCCCGTTGTGGTCAAAGCGCACCCAGCCCATCCAGGTACGTCGCAGCTCGTTGGCGAAGCCATTGAGCGGGCCGTGGCGGCTTCGGGTATGCCCGCCGGTACGTTCGCGCTGATTCACGGCCGCACCACGGCCGTCGGCATGGCCATCGTGGAGCACCCGGCCATCAAAGCCGTTGGGTTTACGGGCTCCTTACGCGGTGGCCGGGCCTTATTCGACGCCGCCGCCCGCCGCCCCGAACCCATTCCGGTTTACGCCGAGATGGGCAGCACCAACCCGGTCTTCTTCCTGCCGGGCATTCTGAAAGAAAAAGGCGCCGCACTGGCCCAGCAGTACGTTGGGTCGGTGACGCTGGGCGTGGGGCAGTTCTGTACGAACCCCGGCCTGTCGGTGGTGCAGCGGGCCCCCGAAGCCGACACCTTCGTAGAGGAATCGGGCAAGGCCGTTGGGCAACTGGCGCCCGCGACGATGCTCACCAAGGGCATTTTTCAGGCGTTCACGAAGGGTATCGACAAGCTGAGCCAGACGGCGGGCATTCAGGTGCTGGCGCAGGCCAACCCCGCCGATAGCTTTGCCAACGGCACGCCGACGCTGCTGACGACAACCGCCGACGCCGTACTGGCCAACCCGGCGATTGCGGAGGAAGTCTTTGGTCCAAGCAGCGTGATCGTGCAAGCCAACGACCGCGAGCAACTGCTGGCGGTGGCGCGTGGGCTGGAAGGCCACCTGACCGCCACCGTTTTTGGCACCGACGCCGAACTGGCCGATTACGCCGACTTGCTCGCCATTCTGGAGCAGAAGGTTGGTCGCCTGCTGATCAATGGCTTCCCAACGGGCGTTGAAGTGAGCCACGCCATGCATCACGGTGGCCCCTACCCCGCCACCACCGATTCACGGTCGACCTCGGTGGGTACCAATGCCATCGTGCGCTTTGCCCGCCCCGTCTGCTACCAGAATTTCCCCGATGCACTCCTGCCCGACGAACTGAAGGCCAGCAACCCGCTGCACATCTGGCGACTGGTCGACGGGAAACGAACGAATTAACTCCAACTGATCAATGTAACCCCGGCCCCCAATGCCGTGCATCAGCCGATGTATGGCGTTGGGGGCTATTTCATGCGCGTAAACCAAGTACGTACCTGAATTACCGACAGGCGCCGCCACTTACGTATGCCTCAGGTACATACCTGATCCGCCAAACATCCGCCGGGCCGAACCAGTTAAATCAATGAAACTGATACAACAGCAACTTATGAAAACGATTCGCGCCCTGAGCCTTGTCCTCCTGATTGCACTGGCGGGCAGCTCGTGTACCCCGAACATGAAGTTCAACACGTCGACCATCGTACCGTCGGCAACGGGTGAGATCAAAGTACGGAAAGACCGAAACCAGAACTACGCCATCGACATACGGATCTTTAATCTGGCCGAACCCGAGAAGCTCAGCCCGGCCAAAAGCGCCTATGTGGTCTGGATGGAAAGTGACGGCAATAGCTCGCCCAAGAAATTAGGCCGGATCAACACCGGCACCGGGCTTTTCTCCAAGGCGCTGAAAGCTGAGCTACACACCACCGTTACAACCAAACCAACGCGCATTTTTGTGTCAGCGGAAGACAGCCCCGACGTCGATTACCCACAGGGTGCCGTGGTGCTGAGTACCTAGAAACTGGCTCGTTTAACCAGACAAAAAGCCGCCGGGTAACGTACCTGGCGGCTTTTTGCTTGTAGCGAAATTGGCTATTCCCGGACGAGCCGAACGCCGTAGACTGGCCCCGCCGCATTGCCCGGCTTGGCCTGTAGCCGGATCGTCACGGAGGTTTTGCCGGTGGTCAGCGCCGCCGGGATTGGGTACGGGATGTCGTAGAAACGGCTTTCCTTGTATTTGTTCAGGTCTTCGCTCGCGATTACCGTTCCGTCGACCAGCACGTCGAATTGGCGCCCCCGGTTGTCCATGCCCCAATACGTCCCGATCAGCGTATTGCGGGCGGCAGGGTCGGTTTTCATCGTGAAACTCAGGGCGCCGCCATCGGTCGCTACCCGAAACTTGCGGGTATGGGCCTCGCCCGCTTCCAGCTTGTCGCCCGTTACGTTATGGTCGCGTTCGGGTTGCATCTCGCCCAGCCGCAGCAGATCGACCGTGCGCCGGTCCAGATCGGCGGCTTCGCGGCGTTTTTGTTCGTAAACCGCCTGCTGTTTTTTCCAGGTGTCGGGGGTAAACACGTCCCAATACACCGTGTAGTAGGTATCCTGCACGTCGTAGAACGGGCGGAGCGAAACGGACGTCCGGGTGCCGGTCTGCGCCGTCGTGAAGGTGAGCGGCTGCGCGGCAGACTTGATCCATGCGTTCGGGTCGGCGTTGCTGGTCACGAATACCGGCACGCCCTGCATCGGGTCGGGTTCGGTGGTACCCAAATCGCCCGCCAGCAAGACCGGGCCGTAGAAGAAGGCCTGTCGGGCTATGTTATCGGGCATCGGCATCGCCCGCAGCGAGGCGGGTAACGTTAGCTCAACGACATCACCCGTTTTCCAGCGTTGGTCGATCACCACGTAACCATCCTGCACGGTGCTGGTCGCCGCTTTACCGTTAACACGTACCTGCATCGGCCCGGCGAGCCAATATGGTTTCCGCAGGCGGATGGGCAGTTTCGTGGGCTTGTCGGCCTGCACCGTCAGCCGCACGGTCGGGTCGGCGGGGAGGTTGGCGTTCAGGGTCAGGCGCAGCCCTTTCTCGGCCCAGTTCAATTCCGACGGGATGAACAGGTTGACGAACAGGCTCTGGTCGGCTCCTTTGAAAAAGATGCTTTCGCCGTATTTGACGTGGTTTTCCATGCCGGTGCCCACGCAGCAGGTAAAGTCTTCTTCCTCATCGCTGAAGTGCTTGCGCGTGCCCATCCGCAGCGGCACAAAGTAGCAGACCATGCCCGTTTTGTGGTGCTGCGACGCCAGAATGTGGTTGTACAGCGCCCGTTCGTAGTAGTCCATGTAGGCGGCGTTGGGCTGCAATGCAAACAGATGCCGGGTCAGTTTCAGCATGTTGTGCGTGTTGCAGGTCTCCATCGTGTTGTCGGTCAGCTTATCGGTCAACTGATCGGGCGTGCTCAGGTATTCGTAATTGCTGTTGCCGCCGGGCGCGTAGGTGTGGTGGTTGACGACCGTCTTCCAGAAGAAATCCGACATGGCCAAATCGGGTTGGCTACCCGTCAGTTCGTAGCGCCGGATCGTGCCGATCAGCTTGGGCACCTGCGTGTTGGCGTGCCGACCGGGCAGGATGTCTTTCTGGTGCGCCAGCGAATCGAGCACCACCCGGTCGTGGAATTTGTACGACAGGTCGAGGTATTTTTTGTTGCCCGTCAGCGCGTAGATGTTGGCCAGCACGTCGTTCATGCCGCCATATTCGCAAAGCAACATCTTCTGAACTTGCTCGTCAGTGAGGTTTTTCAGCGTCTCGCCCGTCCAGTCGGCCATCCCGACGGTAACGGCGAGCGCCTTGTCGTTATGGGCATACAGGTAGGCATCGAGCAGGCCCGCCATGACCTTGTGCACCGTGTACCAGGGCGACCAGGCGCCGTTGAGGTCGAAGCCCCGCGAGCGGATGTTTCCCTGCGCCACTTCGGCAAACACCGTGTCTTCGCGCGGAATGGCCCCCACGTAGCCCGTTTTGCGCGCCCGCTGGCAGTCGGCCAGTTCGTCGACGATGTAATTGACCCGTTTCAGGTACTCGGGGTCGTTGGTGGCGGCGTACTGCAGGGCCAGCGCCGACAGGTAATGCCCCAACGAATGCCCCGCCAGCCCCGACGACTCCCAGCCACCGTATTTGGCGGCCTTCGGCGCGAGGCCCGCGTGCGCCCTGAACTGAGCCAGCAGCCGGTCGGGCTGGAGGTTGAGCAGGAAACGGGTGTCGGCTTCCATCGCCGTTTTAAACGGGCTGTCGAGCAGCTTGACCGCACTGAGCGGAAAGGCATAGGCCCGGATCGGCACCGCCGTTTTTACCCGCATCCGGGCGTCGTTCTGTTCAGGCAGGTACGTTTGCGCCGTTGCCAAGTGCGCCAGGCATAGCACGCCGGTTAAAAAGAGAAGTCTCATCGTTTTCGTACAAGTCAATGGTAGACCCACCAGACGTCAACCAGTTTTCGCCCGATGGCGATTGCATTTGCCAACATTGATTCGAGGACTCAGGGCATGTCAGGTCGGGAACCTGACACCACGCACCCACGCATCCAGTCACTCTTTCACTCATTCACTCTTTCCCCCCACACTCCATTCCAGTATCCCGCTCGACGCGTCTTTCGGGAGTTGCACCAGCATACGCAGGGCACCGGTCTGCACCGGTTCGAAGGTGACCTCGTTGTAGGCATCTTTGCTAATCGGGTAAGGCGTTTTCGTTTTCACTTCCTGCCAGTCGCCGTCCGCGGTTTGGTACAGCAGCTTCCACGAGGCGGGTATCCGGCAACCACCCCAGGGGCCATCGTCGAACCAGTACACGTTGGCCGACGACACCGTGGCGGGTTTGGCAAACGTGTACTGCACCCACTGCGTCGTGTCTTTTTTGGGCCACCAGTGGTAGTAGATGTTGTCGTGGTCGTTGGAGTGCTTCGGCGTATCCTGA comes from Fibrella aestuarina BUZ 2 and encodes:
- a CDS encoding beta-L-arabinofuranosidase domain-containing protein, encoding MRLLFLTGVLCLAHLATAQTYLPEQNDARMRVKTAVPIRAYAFPLSAVKLLDSPFKTAMEADTRFLLNLQPDRLLAQFRAHAGLAPKAAKYGGWESSGLAGHSLGHYLSALALQYAATNDPEYLKRVNYIVDELADCQRARKTGYVGAIPREDTVFAEVAQGNIRSRGFDLNGAWSPWYTVHKVMAGLLDAYLYAHNDKALAVTVGMADWTGETLKNLTDEQVQKMLLCEYGGMNDVLANIYALTGNKKYLDLSYKFHDRVVLDSLAHQKDILPGRHANTQVPKLIGTIRRYELTGSQPDLAMSDFFWKTVVNHHTYAPGGNSNYEYLSTPDQLTDKLTDNTMETCNTHNMLKLTRHLFALQPNAAYMDYYERALYNHILASQHHKTGMVCYFVPLRMGTRKHFSDEEEDFTCCVGTGMENHVKYGESIFFKGADQSLFVNLFIPSELNWAEKGLRLTLNANLPADPTVRLTVQADKPTKLPIRLRKPYWLAGPMQVRVNGKAATSTVQDGYVVIDQRWKTGDVVELTLPASLRAMPMPDNIARQAFFYGPVLLAGDLGTTEPDPMQGVPVFVTSNADPNAWIKSAAQPLTFTTAQTGTRTSVSLRPFYDVQDTYYTVYWDVFTPDTWKKQQAVYEQKRREAADLDRRTVDLLRLGEMQPERDHNVTGDKLEAGEAHTRKFRVATDGGALSFTMKTDPAARNTLIGTYWGMDNRGRQFDVLVDGTVIASEDLNKYKESRFYDIPYPIPAALTTGKTSVTIRLQAKPGNAAGPVYGVRLVRE
- a CDS encoding aldehyde dehydrogenase (NADP(+)), with protein sequence MTDAQPATDMFQGINPATGEALPGFFSEATVDEVAQACEQAAVAFATYRQKSGAEKARFLEAIAAEIEALGDELLTRAQAESGLPLARLTGERGRTTGQLRLFAEYLRDGSWVDARIDTALPDRQPLPRPDLRQMLRPLGPVGVFGASNFPLAFSVAGGDTASALAAGCPVVVKAHPAHPGTSQLVGEAIERAVAASGMPAGTFALIHGRTTAVGMAIVEHPAIKAVGFTGSLRGGRALFDAAARRPEPIPVYAEMGSTNPVFFLPGILKEKGAALAQQYVGSVTLGVGQFCTNPGLSVVQRAPEADTFVEESGKAVGQLAPATMLTKGIFQAFTKGIDKLSQTAGIQVLAQANPADSFANGTPTLLTTTADAVLANPAIAEEVFGPSSVIVQANDREQLLAVARGLEGHLTATVFGTDAELADYADLLAILEQKVGRLLINGFPTGVEVSHAMHHGGPYPATTDSRSTSVGTNAIVRFARPVCYQNFPDALLPDELKASNPLHIWRLVDGKRTN